In one window of Pseudomonas benzenivorans DNA:
- a CDS encoding AMP-binding protein: MSRLPHATPVNADAPGAAEKLLGIVRQTVLELRPHAAEGAPIGLHSVLDRDLGLDSLARVELWSRIEREFDVRLPEALFATADTPHDLLEALRAQAGVAVERARVAVPARVAGDEQAHAPEQAQTLMQVLDWHVRRHPQRCHVRLLGDGDEAEAIGYLALQQGATAVAAGLQQRGLEAGQRVALMLPTGRDFLFGFFGILLAGGVPVPIYPPMRLSQIEDHLRRQAAILENAGASMLITVSEARLLARLLKPQVPSLREILGVAELAADGDRLRAVPRRADDLAFLQYTSGSTGQPKGVMVSHANLLANLRAMGTALRVSGEDVFVSWLPMYHDMGLIGAWFGSLYYGFELVLMSPLAFLARPARWLRAIHQYGGTLSAAPNFAYELCLSKLEARELEGLDLSRWRLVLNGAEPVNPDTLQRFAERFAAYGLSPTAVTPVYGLAEGTLGVAFPALGRGPRVDWVRREAFQASGRAQPVEPGSPDALRFVCCGQPLPGHQLRVVDEQGVELPERTEGHVQFKGPSTTAGYFANPQESARVRHGPWLDSLDLGYMAGGELYLSGRAKDLIIRGGRNIYPYDVETAVGNLPGLRKGCVAVFGSGDAASGSERLVVLAETHEQDAEARRGLRLAINRVALDLTGVPPDDIVLAPPHSVLKTSSGKIRRAASRELYERGEVGRPRRAVWRQLLRLGRAALRAQAGRLGRALGALCYAGYFWALLLGIASLTWLAVALMPRRSWCRRLVRRASRGFLHLVGVPLQVSGLGQLRLPEVRVLVANHASYLDGLVLCAVLPPSFAFVAKRELAGQFVAGRFLRRLGTCFVERFDPQRSAADAEALGAALQAGQSLVFFPEGTLSREPGLQAFRMGAFVLAARADVPLLPVALGGTRMVLRDGQWYPHRGAVRVEFCGQLLADGPEWLDAIALRDKARALLLQRLDEPDRLRLAG, translated from the coding sequence ATGAGTCGCCTGCCTCATGCAACACCCGTCAACGCCGACGCCCCGGGGGCTGCGGAGAAGCTGCTGGGGATCGTCCGGCAAACCGTGCTGGAGCTGCGCCCCCATGCCGCAGAGGGCGCCCCCATCGGCCTGCACAGCGTCCTCGACCGCGACCTGGGCCTGGACAGCCTGGCCCGGGTCGAGCTGTGGTCGCGCATCGAGCGCGAGTTCGACGTGCGCCTGCCGGAGGCACTGTTCGCCACGGCCGACACCCCCCATGACCTGCTCGAAGCCCTGCGCGCCCAGGCCGGCGTGGCGGTGGAGCGCGCGCGCGTCGCCGTCCCCGCGCGCGTCGCCGGCGATGAGCAGGCCCATGCCCCGGAGCAGGCGCAGACCCTGATGCAGGTACTCGACTGGCATGTGCGTCGGCACCCGCAGCGCTGCCATGTGCGCCTGCTGGGCGATGGCGATGAGGCCGAGGCGATCGGCTACCTGGCCCTGCAACAGGGGGCCACGGCCGTCGCCGCCGGCCTGCAGCAACGCGGCCTGGAGGCCGGGCAACGGGTGGCGCTGATGCTGCCGACCGGGCGCGACTTCCTCTTCGGTTTCTTCGGCATCCTCCTGGCCGGCGGCGTGCCGGTGCCGATCTACCCGCCCATGCGCCTGTCGCAGATCGAGGATCACCTGCGCCGCCAGGCCGCGATCCTCGAAAATGCCGGGGCGAGCATGCTGATCACCGTCAGCGAGGCCAGGCTGCTGGCGCGCCTGCTCAAGCCGCAGGTGCCGAGCCTGAGGGAGATACTCGGCGTCGCCGAGCTGGCGGCGGATGGCGACCGCCTGCGCGCCGTGCCGCGTCGGGCCGATGACCTGGCCTTCCTGCAATACACCTCCGGCAGCACCGGCCAGCCCAAGGGGGTGATGGTCAGCCACGCCAACCTGCTGGCCAATCTGCGGGCCATGGGCACGGCGCTGCGGGTGAGCGGCGAGGACGTCTTCGTCAGCTGGCTGCCGATGTACCACGACATGGGCCTGATCGGCGCCTGGTTCGGCAGCCTGTACTACGGCTTCGAGCTGGTGTTGATGTCGCCGCTGGCCTTCCTCGCCCGGCCGGCGCGCTGGCTGCGGGCGATCCACCAGTACGGTGGCACCCTGTCGGCGGCGCCGAACTTCGCCTACGAGCTGTGCCTGAGCAAGCTCGAGGCGCGGGAACTCGAGGGGCTCGACCTGAGCCGCTGGCGCCTGGTGCTCAACGGCGCCGAGCCGGTCAACCCGGACACCCTGCAGCGCTTCGCCGAGCGCTTCGCCGCCTACGGCCTGTCACCGACCGCGGTGACCCCGGTCTACGGCCTGGCCGAGGGCACCCTGGGGGTGGCCTTCCCGGCCCTGGGGCGCGGGCCGCGGGTCGACTGGGTGCGGCGCGAAGCCTTCCAGGCCAGTGGCCGTGCCCAGCCGGTCGAGCCGGGCAGCCCGGACGCGCTGCGTTTCGTGTGTTGCGGCCAGCCGCTGCCGGGGCACCAGCTGCGGGTGGTCGATGAGCAGGGGGTGGAGCTGCCCGAGCGCACCGAGGGCCATGTGCAGTTCAAGGGGCCCTCGACCACCGCCGGCTACTTCGCCAACCCGCAGGAGAGCGCGCGGGTGCGCCATGGTCCCTGGCTCGACTCCCTCGATCTCGGCTACATGGCCGGCGGCGAGCTGTACCTCAGTGGCCGCGCCAAGGACCTGATCATCCGTGGCGGGCGCAACATCTATCCCTATGATGTGGAGACCGCGGTGGGCAACCTGCCGGGCCTGCGCAAGGGCTGCGTGGCGGTGTTCGGCAGCGGCGACGCGGCCAGCGGCAGCGAGCGCCTGGTGGTGCTGGCCGAGACCCACGAGCAGGACGCCGAGGCACGGCGCGGCCTGCGCCTGGCGATCAATCGCGTGGCCCTGGACCTGACCGGGGTGCCGCCGGACGACATCGTCCTGGCGCCGCCGCACAGCGTGCTGAAGACCTCCAGCGGCAAGATCCGCCGCGCCGCCAGTCGCGAGCTGTACGAGCGCGGCGAGGTGGGGCGGCCGCGCCGCGCGGTGTGGCGCCAGCTGTTGCGCCTGGGGCGCGCGGCCCTGCGCGCCCAGGCCGGGCGCCTGGGACGCGCGCTCGGCGCCCTGTGCTATGCCGGCTACTTCTGGGCGCTGCTGCTGGGCATCGCCAGCCTGACCTGGCTGGCGGTGGCGCTGATGCCGCGGCGCAGCTGGTGTCGCCGCCTGGTGCGGCGGGCGTCGCGGGGCTTCCTGCATCTGGTCGGGGTGCCGCTGCAGGTCAGCGGCCTGGGCCAGTTGCGCCTGCCGGAGGTGCGGGTGCTGGTCGCCAACCACGCCAGTTACCTGGACGGTCTGGTGCTGTGCGCCGTGCTGCCGCCGAGTTTCGCCTTCGTCGCCAAGCGCGAGTTGGCCGGGCAGTTCGTCGCCGGGCGCTTCCTGCGCCGGCTCGGCACCTGCTTCGTCGAGCGCTTCGACCCGCAGCGCAGCGCCGCCGATGCCGAGGCCCTGGGCGCGGCGCTGCAGGCCGGGCAGTCGCTGGTATTCTTCCCCGAGGGCACCCTGAGCCGCGAACCGGGGCTGCAGGCGTTCCGCATGGGCGCCTTCGTCCTCGCCGCCCGCGCCGATGTGCCACTGTTGCCGGTGGCCCTGGGGGGCACGCGCATGGTGCTGCGCGACGGTCAGTGGTACCCCCATCGCGGCGCCGTACGGGTGGAGTTCTGTGGCCAGCTGCTGGCCGATGGTCCCGAGTGGCTGGATGCGATCGCGCTGCGCGACAAGGCGCGGGCGCTGTTGCTGCAACGGCTGGATGAGCCTGATCGGCTGCGCCTGGCCGGCTGA
- a CDS encoding glycine zipper domain-containing protein: MRTLLSALAFSALAAPAAFAGDSSKVAIGSGIGGALGNVIGQQVGGSTGAAVGAGLGGAAGGVITARDGNKTEAALGGGLGAAGGSVIGGKLGGSTGSTIGAGLGGAAGGALGNEMANDSRRDDRGHYHDGHGHYHGDNGHHYGHKKHKHKHH, from the coding sequence ATGCGCACACTCCTTTCCGCACTGGCCTTCAGTGCCCTGGCGGCCCCGGCCGCCTTCGCCGGCGACAGCAGCAAGGTCGCCATCGGCAGCGGCATCGGCGGCGCCCTGGGCAACGTCATCGGCCAGCAGGTCGGCGGCAGCACCGGTGCGGCCGTGGGCGCCGGCCTCGGCGGCGCGGCCGGCGGCGTGATTACCGCCCGCGACGGCAACAAGACCGAGGCGGCCCTGGGCGGCGGCCTGGGGGCAGCAGGCGGCTCGGTGATCGGCGGCAAGCTCGGCGGCAGCACCGGCTCGACCATAGGCGCCGGCCTGGGTGGCGCCGCCGGCGGCGCCCTGGGCAACGAGATGGCCAACGACAGCCGCCGCGACGACCGCGGTCATTACCACGACGGCCACGGCCACTACCACGGCGACAACGGCCATCACTACGGCCACAAGAAACACAAGCACAAACACCACTGA
- a CDS encoding glycine zipper domain-containing protein: MKYSSILLLSLSLVSGAALAGTTEAGIGGALGGVLGAVVGQQVGGNTGAAIGAGVGGAAGSVVGADRRNRTEAAIGGALGGAGGNVIGQQVGGTTGGLIGAAIGGGGGGALGNYYGDRSRYDDDHRHYHGDRRYYRDHHHGHKHRHKHRGWHRGHDHDD, translated from the coding sequence ATGAAGTATTCCTCGATCCTCCTGTTGTCCCTGAGCCTGGTCAGCGGTGCGGCGCTCGCCGGCACGACCGAAGCCGGCATAGGCGGTGCCCTGGGCGGGGTATTGGGTGCCGTGGTCGGCCAGCAGGTCGGCGGCAACACCGGCGCGGCTATCGGCGCCGGGGTCGGCGGCGCGGCCGGCAGCGTGGTCGGTGCCGACCGACGCAACCGCACCGAGGCGGCCATCGGCGGCGCCCTGGGCGGCGCCGGCGGCAACGTCATAGGCCAGCAGGTCGGCGGCACCACCGGCGGCCTGATCGGCGCCGCGATCGGTGGTGGCGGCGGTGGCGCCCTGGGTAACTACTACGGCGATCGCAGCCGCTACGACGACGATCACCGCCACTACCACGGCGACCGCCGCTACTACCGCGATCACCACCACGGCCATAAACACCGTCACAAGCATCGCGGCTGGCACCGCGGTCACGACCACGACGATTGA
- a CDS encoding substrate-binding periplasmic protein, whose amino-acid sequence MSRRWLLTVALFCCARLALAQDEPELRVCQTDPGKYAYRIELANLILARTAERYGERRITPRQGVDPSQKRCLALLRQGLVDLAYVPPTAARLRDFAVLPFDLHNGMLGYRVLLIHRADAQRFAQVRSLDDLRRLRGGFGRQWGDFALFARNRLPVVGIAHPENLLPMLAKRRFDYYHRGLHEAWQELQANAERYPELMVEPSLALVYDLPVFFTFNREDRRLRQRFAEGLAAIRADGSFRELFLRHFGHLAKLARLHERRWLPIDYPTPPGLPPRDTSLWLQP is encoded by the coding sequence ATGAGCCGTCGCTGGCTGCTGACCGTTGCCCTGTTCTGCTGCGCCCGCCTCGCACTCGCCCAGGACGAGCCCGAACTGCGGGTGTGCCAGACCGATCCCGGCAAGTACGCCTATCGCATCGAACTGGCCAACCTGATCCTCGCCCGCACCGCCGAACGTTACGGCGAACGGCGCATCACCCCACGCCAGGGCGTCGACCCCTCGCAGAAGCGTTGCCTGGCCTTGTTGCGCCAAGGGCTGGTAGACCTGGCCTACGTGCCGCCGACCGCAGCGCGCCTGCGCGACTTCGCAGTGCTGCCCTTCGACCTGCACAACGGCATGCTCGGCTACCGGGTGCTGCTGATCCACCGGGCCGACGCCCAGCGCTTCGCCCAGGTGCGCAGCCTCGACGACCTGCGCCGGCTACGGGGCGGCTTCGGCCGCCAGTGGGGCGATTTCGCCCTGTTCGCCCGCAATCGCCTGCCGGTGGTCGGTATCGCCCACCCGGAAAACCTGCTGCCGATGCTCGCCAAGCGCCGCTTCGACTACTACCACCGCGGCCTGCATGAGGCCTGGCAGGAGCTCCAGGCCAATGCCGAGCGCTACCCCGAGCTGATGGTCGAGCCGAGCCTGGCCCTGGTCTACGACCTGCCGGTGTTCTTCACCTTCAACCGCGAGGACCGGCGCCTCAGGCAGCGCTTCGCCGAGGGCCTGGCCGCGATCCGTGCCGACGGCAGCTTCCGCGAGCTGTTCTTGCGCCACTTCGGCCACCTGGCAAAACTGGCGCGCCTGCACGAGCGGCGATGGCTGCCGATCGACTACCCCACCCCGCCGGGTTTGCCGCCCCGGGACACCAGCCTGTGGCTGCAGCCCTGA
- a CDS encoding substrate-binding domain-containing protein, with amino-acid sequence MIRIEIQPRWRFHQSDGSSLDPQGLALLQAVHDTGKLTEAAARVGYSYRHAWNLLGKWQEFFGSPLIELERGKGARLAPLGEKLLWADQRIRARLSPQLDNLAGELELELNRVLQASNPGLRIFASHGFAVAALREWLEQDPSWQWEVQFRSGSEAMIALHRRDCEVAGLHVPVGPLGALSLKRIQPWLRPDLRVITFVERTQGLILAPGNPHGVQGLADLLRGDLRFVNREQGSGTRTLLESLLRRDDLDSAAINGFHNEEFTHAAVAAFVASGMADAGFGVEAAARQFGLTFIPMARENYCLLCHEDSLDLPAMGALLRVLQNPEFQTRIAQLPGYALSRPGEVMPLPQALEQWRKESLL; translated from the coding sequence ATGATCCGCATCGAAATCCAACCGCGCTGGCGCTTCCACCAGAGCGACGGCAGCAGCCTCGATCCCCAGGGCCTGGCCCTGCTGCAGGCGGTGCACGACACCGGCAAGCTGACCGAAGCCGCGGCGCGGGTCGGCTACTCCTACCGGCACGCCTGGAACCTGCTGGGCAAGTGGCAGGAATTCTTCGGCAGCCCGCTGATCGAGCTGGAGCGCGGCAAGGGCGCGCGCCTGGCACCGCTGGGCGAGAAGCTGCTGTGGGCCGACCAGCGCATCCGCGCGCGCCTGTCGCCGCAACTGGACAACCTGGCCGGCGAACTGGAGCTGGAGCTCAACCGGGTACTGCAGGCCAGCAACCCGGGGCTGCGCATCTTCGCCAGTCACGGCTTCGCCGTGGCGGCCCTGCGCGAGTGGCTGGAGCAGGACCCCAGCTGGCAGTGGGAGGTGCAGTTTCGCAGCGGCAGCGAGGCGATGATCGCCCTGCACCGCCGCGACTGCGAGGTGGCCGGCCTGCATGTACCGGTCGGCCCCCTCGGCGCCCTGAGCCTGAAACGCATCCAACCCTGGCTGCGCCCGGACCTGCGGGTGATCACCTTCGTCGAGCGCACCCAGGGCCTGATCCTCGCCCCCGGCAACCCCCACGGGGTGCAGGGCCTGGCCGACCTGCTGCGCGGTGACCTGCGCTTCGTCAACCGCGAGCAGGGCTCGGGCACGCGCACGCTGCTGGAGAGCCTGCTGCGCCGCGACGATCTGGACAGCGCGGCGATCAACGGCTTCCACAACGAGGAGTTCACCCACGCCGCCGTGGCCGCCTTCGTCGCCAGCGGCATGGCCGACGCCGGCTTCGGCGTCGAGGCGGCGGCGCGCCAGTTCGGCCTGACCTTCATCCCCATGGCCCGGGAGAACTATTGCCTGCTGTGCCACGAAGACAGCCTCGACCTGCCGGCCATGGGCGCCCTGCTCAGGGTACTGCAGAACCCCGAGTTCCAGACGCGTATCGCCCAGCTGCCCGGCTACGCCCTGAGCCGCCCCGGCGAGGTGATGCCGCTCCCCCAGGCGCTGGAGCAGTGGCGCAAGGAAAGCCTGCTATAA
- a CDS encoding formate dehydrogenase subunit gamma, which produces MATLPQRFDPEQCQAVTREVLAAHRGQPGALLPILHDIQDRLGAVPPDLLPLIAEELCLSRAEVHGVVSFYHDFRATPPGRQHLKLCQAEACQSMGVKALTAELQDKLGLQLGETREDGSLTFEAVYCLGNCACAPNAMLNGELHGRVDAEGLLALLEEQEAQA; this is translated from the coding sequence ATGGCCACTCTTCCCCAGCGCTTCGACCCCGAACAGTGCCAGGCCGTTACCCGTGAGGTACTGGCCGCCCACCGGGGCCAGCCCGGCGCCCTGTTACCCATCCTCCACGACATCCAGGACCGCCTCGGCGCCGTGCCGCCGGATCTGCTGCCGTTGATCGCCGAGGAGCTCTGCCTGTCGCGCGCCGAGGTGCACGGGGTGGTCAGCTTCTATCATGACTTCCGCGCCACGCCGCCCGGTCGCCAGCACCTCAAGCTGTGCCAGGCCGAGGCCTGCCAGTCGATGGGGGTCAAGGCCCTGACCGCCGAACTGCAGGACAAGCTGGGCCTGCAGCTCGGCGAGACCCGCGAAGACGGCAGCCTGACCTTCGAGGCGGTGTACTGCCTGGGCAACTGCGCCTGCGCACCCAATGCCATGCTCAACGGCGAGTTGCATGGCCGTGTCGATGCCGAGGGCCTGCTGGCCCTGCTGGAAGAACAGGAGGCCCAGGCATGA
- a CDS encoding formate dehydrogenase beta subunit, whose translation MSQANNTQGTLTVYVPRDATALSLGADRVAQAIAAEAKARNLDIKLVRNGSRGLFWLEPMVEVATPAGRVAYGPVKAKDVPGLFDAGFLEGKEHALGQGLTEEIDYLKRQERLTFARAGITDPLSLEDYIAHDGYRGLQRALGMTPEAIVAEVTESGLRGRGGAAFPTGIKWRTVLGCQAEQKYIVCNADEGDSGTFSDRMVMEDDPYVLIEGMTIAGLAVGATQGYIYLRSEYPHAEAVLLETIARATAAGYLGDDVLGSGKAFHLELRRGAGAYICGEETALLESIEGKRGTVRPKPPLPAIEGLFGQPTVINNVISLASVPIILDKGGAYYKDYGMGRSLGTLPIQLTGNIARGGLIEKAFGVTLRELLYEYGGGSASGRPIRAVQVGGPLGAYLPESQFDTPLDYEAFAALGAVLGHGGIVVFDDTVDMADMARYAMEFCAVESCGKCTPCRIGSTRGEELLEQIIVARSEGPQPGRIELLKSLCDTMLGASLCALGGMTPYPVLSAINHFPEDFGVSPDTTEAR comes from the coding sequence ATGAGCCAGGCGAACAACACTCAAGGCACCCTGACTGTCTACGTACCGCGCGACGCCACCGCCCTGAGCCTGGGCGCCGACCGGGTGGCCCAGGCCATCGCGGCCGAGGCCAAGGCGCGCAACCTGGACATCAAGCTGGTGCGCAACGGCTCGCGCGGGCTGTTCTGGCTCGAGCCCATGGTGGAAGTGGCGACTCCGGCCGGCCGCGTGGCCTATGGCCCGGTCAAGGCCAAGGACGTGCCGGGCCTGTTCGACGCCGGCTTCCTCGAAGGCAAGGAGCATGCCCTGGGCCAGGGCCTGACCGAGGAGATCGACTACCTCAAGCGCCAGGAGCGCCTGACCTTCGCCCGCGCCGGTATCACCGACCCGCTGTCGCTGGAGGACTACATCGCCCATGACGGCTACCGCGGCCTCCAGCGCGCCCTGGGCATGACGCCCGAGGCGATCGTCGCCGAGGTCACCGAGTCCGGCCTGCGCGGCCGTGGCGGCGCGGCCTTCCCCACCGGCATCAAGTGGCGCACCGTGCTCGGCTGCCAGGCCGAGCAGAAGTACATCGTCTGCAACGCCGACGAAGGCGACTCCGGCACCTTCTCCGACCGCATGGTGATGGAGGACGACCCCTATGTGCTGATCGAGGGCATGACCATCGCCGGTCTCGCCGTCGGCGCGACCCAGGGCTACATCTACCTGCGTTCCGAATACCCCCACGCCGAGGCGGTGCTGCTTGAGACCATCGCCCGTGCCACGGCCGCCGGCTACCTGGGCGACGACGTGCTCGGCAGCGGCAAGGCCTTCCACCTGGAGCTGCGCCGCGGCGCCGGCGCCTACATCTGTGGAGAGGAAACCGCGCTGCTGGAGAGCATCGAAGGCAAGCGCGGCACGGTGCGGCCCAAGCCGCCGCTGCCGGCCATCGAGGGCCTGTTCGGCCAGCCGACGGTGATCAACAACGTGATCTCCCTGGCCTCGGTGCCGATCATCCTCGACAAGGGCGGCGCCTACTACAAGGACTATGGCATGGGCCGCTCGCTCGGCACATTGCCGATCCAGCTGACCGGCAACATCGCCCGCGGCGGCCTGATCGAGAAGGCCTTCGGCGTCACCCTGCGCGAGCTGCTGTACGAATACGGCGGCGGCTCGGCCAGCGGCCGGCCGATCCGCGCGGTACAGGTCGGCGGCCCGCTGGGCGCCTACCTGCCGGAGTCGCAGTTCGACACCCCATTGGACTACGAGGCCTTCGCCGCCCTCGGCGCGGTGCTCGGCCACGGCGGCATCGTGGTGTTCGACGACACGGTGGACATGGCCGACATGGCCCGCTACGCCATGGAATTCTGCGCGGTGGAGTCCTGCGGCAAGTGCACCCCGTGCCGGATCGGCTCGACCCGTGGCGAGGAGCTGCTCGAGCAGATCATCGTCGCCCGTTCCGAAGGCCCGCAGCCGGGTCGCATCGAGCTGCTCAAGAGCCTCTGCGACACCATGCTCGGCGCCTCGCTCTGCGCCCTCGGCGGGATGACCCCCTACCCGGTGCTGAGCGCCATCAACCACTTTCCCGAGGACTTCGGGGTGTCGCCAGACACCACCGAAGCCCGCTGA
- the fdhF gene encoding formate dehydrogenase subunit alpha, translating into MALYRELDYGTPARTGAPVTVEIDGQPVTVPAGTSVMRAAQEAGIAVPKLCASDSLEPFGSCRLCTVEIEGRRGYPASCTTPVEPGMKVRTQSPKLAELRRGTMELYISDHPLDCLTCSANGNCELQDMAGVVGLREVRYDPVKTHLAEAKDESNPYFSYDPAKCIVCNRCVRACEEVQGTFALTIDGRGFDSRVAASQDEDFIDSECVSCGACVNACPTATLMEKSVIEMGQAERSVITTCAYCGVGCSFKAEVKGNEVVRMVPNKDGHANHGHACVKGRFAWGYATHPDRISTPMIRDSIDQPWRSVGWDEAIGYAAERFKAIQAKYGQNAVGGLTSSRCTNEEAYLVQKLVRAAFGNNNVDTCARVCHSPTGYGLKVTLGESAGTQDFDSVLAADVVLVIGANPTDGHPVFGSQLKRRLREGARLIVADPRGIDLVRSPHIKADHHLQLRPGTNVALLNSLAHVIVTEGLVDEAFVAERCEAEAFEQWRSFVSEERNSPEALEATTGVPAAEVRAAARLYAIGGNAAIYYGLGVTEHSQGSSTVMAIANLAMATGNIGRTGVGVNPLRGQNNVQGSCDMGSFPHELPGYRHVSDPVVRPQFEEAWGVKLLDEPGLRIPNMLAAAHAGTFKGIYIQGEDPAQSDPDTQHVTDALKEMECVVVQDLFLNETAKFAHVFLPGASFLEKNGTFTNAERRISPVRKVMPPLAGKEDWEVTVALSNALGYPMNYTHPSQIMDEIASLTPTFTGVSYAKLDRLGSIQWPCNDEAPDGTPIMHEEQFVRGKGRFMVTEYIASDERTSRKRPLILTTGRILSQYNVGAQTRRTSNKAWHAEDILELHPVDAEDRGIQDGDWVGIDSRAGETVMRAKVTQRMQPGVVYTTFHHPESGANVITTDNSDWATNCPEYKVTAVQVRKVEVPSKWQQEFEAFTKEQVEFLPQIKVTQL; encoded by the coding sequence ATGGCCCTGTATCGTGAACTCGACTATGGCACCCCCGCCCGTACCGGCGCCCCGGTAACGGTGGAAATCGACGGCCAGCCGGTCACCGTCCCGGCCGGCACCTCGGTGATGCGCGCGGCCCAGGAGGCCGGCATCGCCGTGCCCAAGCTGTGCGCCAGCGACAGCCTCGAGCCGTTCGGCTCCTGCCGCCTGTGCACCGTGGAGATCGAAGGCCGCCGCGGCTATCCGGCATCCTGCACCACCCCGGTGGAGCCGGGCATGAAGGTGCGCACGCAGAGCCCGAAGCTGGCCGAACTGCGCCGCGGCACCATGGAGCTGTACATCTCCGACCACCCCCTGGACTGCCTGACCTGCTCGGCCAACGGCAATTGCGAGCTGCAGGACATGGCCGGCGTGGTCGGCCTGCGCGAGGTGCGCTACGACCCGGTGAAGACCCACCTGGCCGAGGCCAAGGACGAGTCCAACCCCTATTTCAGCTACGACCCGGCCAAGTGCATCGTCTGCAACCGCTGCGTGCGCGCCTGTGAGGAGGTGCAGGGCACCTTCGCCCTGACCATCGACGGCCGCGGCTTCGACTCGCGGGTCGCCGCCAGCCAGGACGAAGACTTCATCGATTCGGAGTGCGTGTCCTGCGGCGCCTGCGTGAACGCCTGCCCGACCGCCACCCTGATGGAGAAGTCGGTCATCGAGATGGGCCAGGCCGAGCGCAGCGTGATCACCACCTGCGCCTACTGCGGCGTCGGCTGTTCGTTCAAGGCCGAGGTCAAGGGCAACGAAGTGGTGCGCATGGTGCCGAACAAGGACGGCCACGCCAACCACGGCCATGCCTGCGTCAAGGGCCGCTTCGCCTGGGGCTACGCCACCCACCCGGATCGCATCAGCACGCCGATGATCCGCGACAGCATCGACCAGCCCTGGCGCAGCGTCGGCTGGGACGAGGCCATCGGCTACGCGGCCGAGCGCTTCAAGGCCATCCAGGCCAAGTACGGACAGAACGCGGTCGGCGGCCTGACCTCCTCGCGCTGCACCAACGAAGAGGCCTACCTGGTGCAGAAGCTGGTGCGCGCCGCCTTCGGCAACAACAACGTCGACACCTGCGCCCGGGTCTGCCATTCGCCGACCGGCTACGGCCTCAAGGTCACCCTCGGCGAGTCGGCCGGGACCCAGGACTTCGACTCGGTGCTGGCCGCCGACGTGGTGCTGGTGATCGGTGCCAACCCCACCGACGGCCACCCGGTCTTCGGTTCGCAGCTCAAGCGCCGCCTGCGCGAGGGCGCCCGCCTGATCGTCGCCGACCCGCGCGGCATCGACCTGGTGCGCAGCCCGCACATCAAGGCCGACCACCACCTGCAGCTGCGCCCGGGCACCAACGTCGCCCTGCTCAACAGCCTGGCCCATGTGATCGTCACCGAGGGCCTGGTCGACGAGGCCTTCGTCGCCGAGCGCTGCGAGGCCGAGGCCTTCGAGCAGTGGCGCAGCTTCGTCAGCGAAGAGCGCAACAGCCCCGAGGCGCTGGAAGCCACCACCGGCGTGCCGGCCGCCGAGGTGCGTGCGGCCGCGCGGCTGTATGCCATCGGCGGCAATGCGGCGATCTACTACGGCCTGGGCGTGACCGAGCACAGCCAGGGCTCCTCCACCGTGATGGCCATCGCCAACCTGGCCATGGCCACCGGCAACATCGGCCGCACCGGCGTCGGCGTCAACCCGCTGCGCGGGCAGAACAACGTGCAGGGTTCCTGCGACATGGGCTCCTTCCCCCATGAGCTGCCGGGCTATCGCCACGTCTCCGACCCCGTGGTGCGTCCGCAGTTCGAGGAGGCCTGGGGCGTCAAGCTGCTCGACGAGCCGGGCCTGCGCATCCCCAACATGCTGGCCGCCGCCCATGCCGGTACCTTCAAGGGCATCTACATCCAGGGCGAGGACCCGGCGCAGTCCGACCCGGACACCCAGCACGTCACCGACGCGCTGAAGGAAATGGAGTGCGTGGTGGTGCAGGACCTGTTCCTCAACGAAACCGCCAAGTTCGCCCACGTGTTCCTGCCGGGCGCTTCCTTCCTGGAGAAGAACGGCACCTTCACCAACGCCGAGCGGCGCATCTCGCCGGTGCGCAAGGTGATGCCGCCGCTGGCCGGCAAGGAAGACTGGGAGGTGACGGTGGCGTTGTCCAACGCCCTGGGCTACCCGATGAACTACACGCACCCGTCGCAGATCATGGACGAGATCGCCAGCCTGACGCCGACCTTCACCGGGGTCAGCTACGCCAAGCTCGACCGCCTGGGCAGCATCCAGTGGCCGTGCAACGACGAGGCGCCGGACGGCACGCCGATCATGCACGAGGAACAGTTCGTGCGCGGCAAGGGCCGCTTCATGGTCACCGAGTACATCGCCAGCGACGAGCGCACCTCGCGCAAGCGCCCGCTGATCCTCACCACCGGCCGCATCCTCTCGCAGTACAACGTCGGTGCCCAGACCCGGCGGACCTCGAACAAGGCCTGGCACGCCGAGGACATCCTCGAGCTGCACCCGGTGGATGCCGAGGACCGCGGTATCCAGGACGGCGACTGGGTCGGCATCGACAGCCGCGCCGGCGAGACGGTGATGCGCGCCAAGGTCACCCAGCGCATGCAGCCGGGGGTGGTCTACACCACCTTCCACCACCCGGAATCCGGTGCCAACGTGATCACCACCGACAACTCCGACTGGGCCACCAACTGCCCCGAGTACAAGGTCACGGCGGTGCAGGTGCGCAAGGTCGAGGTGCCGTCGAAGTGGCAGCAGGAGTTCGAGGCTTTCACCAAGGAGCAGGTCGAGTTCCTGCCGCAGATCAAGGTGACTCAGCTCTGA